In the Schistocerca gregaria isolate iqSchGreg1 chromosome 6, iqSchGreg1.2, whole genome shotgun sequence genome, one interval contains:
- the LOC126278090 gene encoding facilitated trehalose transporter Tret1-like: protein MASEKAVAGVATQFLGAFIANLISLNTGYVVGWSAVAIPVLENNGTANDTAPLDRPLTKDESSWVATVLFIAWIAGPAACSFISQRWGYKVAGYLVGTISAMAGVIIMLAPSLATMLVGRVLTGFAAGCTPVVTTTYITEAAQEHIRGAVGTFFGLLFNGGILIAYLMGAVASYQIVCAMAVILPIVYLLGFFFLPESPQYLLSKGRDGDAVKSLRWFRAAGHNVSQELEQLRSNLDSGASENGGRGLSVVQFFKDRTCRLGFITVIMIILNQQFAGVTIALNYLVQMFSATGNSSTAAWSAVVVGALQFLATFVSSALVDRAGRRPLLMATNGGMAACLLALGGYSFAQDRGSDVASVWWLPVAAMSLLLFLNAIGVGPLFFVIVNELFAPEAAPVGVSIGLGCQMVVATFVMKSYVILVDWLQLYGCYWFYSTCCIFSNVYIFFFLPETKNRPISEILRDLRRERRRRNEDAEKYDQVSTKESHKQVA, encoded by the exons ATGGCTTCGGAAAAAGCGGTCGCCGGCGTTGCCACGCAGTTCCTGGGCGCCTTCATTG CTAACCTCATATCACTGAACACTGGTTACGTCGTCGGGTGGTCGGCTGTGGCTATCCCTGTCCTGGAGAACAATGGGACAGCCAACGATACCGCTCCGTTGGATCGGCCGCTGACTAAAGACGAATCATCATGGGTGGCGACAGTCCTCTTCATTGCTTGGATCGCGGGCCCTGCAGCTTGCAGCTTCATAAGCCAGCGCTGGGGCTACAAGGTCGCTGGTTACCTGGTGGGTACCATTTCGGCCATGGCCGGAGTGATCATCATGCTGGCGCCATCACTGGCCACCATGCTGGTGGGACGAGTCTTGACTGGATTTGCTGCCGGCTGTACACCTGTGGTCACCACGACCTACATAACCGAAGCGGCACAGGAACACATACGGGGCGCTGTCGGTACTTTCTTTGGGCTCCTCTTCAATGGTGGTATCCTGATCGCTTACCTCATGGGCGCCGTAGCCTCGTACCAAATCGTTTGTGCTATGGCCGTCATCTTGCCAATTGTATACCTACTGGGGTTCTTCTTCCTGCCCGAATCACCACAGTATCTACTGTCCAAGGGTAGAGATGGCGACGCTGTCAAGTCCTTGAGATGGTTCCGCGCTGCTGGCCACAACGTCAGTCAGGAGCTGGAACAGTTGCGGTCGAATCTCGACAGTGGCGCGTCGGAAAACGGGGGGAGAGGGCTTTCGGTGGTTCAGTTCTTCAAGGACAGGACGTGCCGCCTCGGCTTCATTACCGTCATCATGATCATCCTCAACCAGCAGTTCGCTGGCGTTACGATAGCTCTGAACTacttagtgcagatgttctccgcAACCGGCAACAGTTCCACAGCGGCCTGGTCAGCCGTAGTGGTTGGCGCCCTGCAGTTTCTGGCGACCTTCGTATCCTCCGCACTGGTGGACCGGGCTGGGCGTCGCCCACTCCTGATGGCCACCAACGGCGGGATGGCCGCCTGCCTGCTCGCTCTGGGCGGCTACTCCTTCGCCCAGGACCGCGGATCGGACGTGGCTTCTGTCTGGTGGCTGCCTGTGGCCGCCATGTCGCTGCTGCTCTTTCTCAACGCCATAGGCGTCGGCCCACTGTTCTTCGTGATCGTCAACGAGCTGTTCGCTCCAGAGGCCGCACCAGTTGGTGTCTCCATCGGCCTCGGTTGTCAGATGGTGGTCGCCACCTTCGTCATGAAGTCGTATGTCATACTCGTCGACTGGTTGCAGCTCTACGGTTGCTACTGGTTCTACAGCACTTGTTGTATCTTCAGTAACGTGTACATATTCTTTTTCCTACCGGAGACAAAGAATCGTCCCATTAGTGAAATTCTTCGAGATCTAAGGAGAGAGCGGAGAAGGAGGAATGAAGACGCAGAAAAGTACGATCAGGTGTCTACGAAGGAGAGTCATAAGCAAGTTGCATAG